A single genomic interval of Lathyrus oleraceus cultivar Zhongwan6 chromosome 7, CAAS_Psat_ZW6_1.0, whole genome shotgun sequence harbors:
- the LOC127101027 gene encoding AMP deaminase: protein MDAHAVHLAMAALVGASIVAVSAYYMHRKTLTQLLEFARTVEPEGVSDDGDSPVHSKRRRGGSKRRGNGGYRRGSGSLPDVTAISGGLDGNGLMHVEGIPAGLPRLHTLRDGKSANTGSFKKNILRPTSPKSPAASASAFESVEGSDDEDDLTDGAKLDATYLHTNGNASGEGKNPYETMSNHVNTNGEQMAITASSMIRSHSISGDLHGVQPDPIAADILRKEPEQEIFARLRITPMEAPSPDEVESYVILQECLEMRKIYVFQDAVAPWEKEVISDPCTPKPNLDPFIYTPEAKSDHFFEMQDGVIHVYPNRNSKEELFPVADATTFFTDLHQILRVIAAGNIRTLCHHRLNLLEQKFNLHLMLNADREFLAQKSAPHRDFYNVRKVDTHVHHSACMNQKHLLRFIKSKLRKEPDEVVIFRDGTYLTLKEVFESLDLTGYDLNVDLLDVHADKSTFHRFDKFNLKYNPCGQSRLREIFLKQDNLIQGRFLGELTKQVISDLEASKYQMAEYRLSIYGRKQSEWDQLASWIVNNELYSENVVWLIQLPRLYNVYKDMGIVTSFQNMLDNIFIPLFEVTVDPNSHPQLHVFLKQVVGLDLVDDESKPERRPTKHMPTPAQWTNVFNPAYSYYVYYCYANLYTLNKLRESKGMTTIKFRPHSGEAGDIDHLAATFLTAHNIAHGINLRKSPVLQYLYYLAQIGLAMSPLSNNSLFLDYHRNPLPLFFLRGLNVSLSTDDPLQIHLTKEPLVEEYSIAASVWKLSSCDLCEIARNSVYQSGFSHALKSHWIGKEYYKRGPNGNDIHRTNVPHIRLEFRETIWREEMQQVYLGKPIIPEEIEK from the exons ATGGATGCGCACGCTGTGCATTTGGCTATGGCGGCACTCGTCGGAGCCTCCATCGTAGCTGTATCGGCGTACTACATGCACCGCAAGACGCTGACGCAGCTACTGGAGTTCGCGCGTACGGTTGAGCCGGAAGGAGTTTCCGACGACGGCGATTCGCCGGTGCATTCGAAGAGGAGGCGTGGGGGTTCTAAGAGGAGAGGGAACGGAGGTTATCGCCGAGGCTCGGGTTCGTTGCCGGATGTTACGGCGATTTCTGGTGGACTTGACGGAAATGGACTCATGCACGTTGAAGGGATTCCGGCAGGATTGCCTCGATTGCACACACTCCGTGATG GAAAATCTGCAAATACTGGTTCatttaagaaaaatattttaagaCCAACTTCTCCCAAGTCTCCTGCTGCAAGTGCCAGTGCCTTTGAAAGTGTAGAGGGATCAGATGATGAAGACGATTTGACAGATGGAGCCAAACTGGATGCGACATATCTGCACACAAATGGAAATGCA AGTGGAGAAGGGAAAAATCCATATGAGACTATGTCTAATCATGTCAATACAAATGGAGAGCAGATGGCAATCACTGCTTCAAGTATGATCCGTTCTCACAGTATTTCTGGTGATCTACATGGTGTGCAGCCTGATCCAATAGCAGCTGACATTCTGAGGAAAGAGCCAGAGCAAGAAATTTTTGCTCGATTGAGAATTACTCCTATGG AGGCTCCATCACCTGATGAAGTTGAATCCTATGTGATTCTTCAAGAATGCCTTGAAATGAGGAAAATATATGTTTTTCAAGATGCAGTTGCTCCATGGGAGAAAGAAGTTATATCTGACCCCTGTACTCCAAAACCTAACCTAGATCCCTTCATTTACACACCTGAAGCAAAGTCTGAT CATTTCTTTGAAATGCAGGATGGAGTTATTCATGTATATCCAAATAGAAACT CCAAAGAAGAGCTTTTTCCTGTTGCCGATGCAACTACATTTTTCACTGACCTTCATCAGATACTTAGAGTTATAGCAGCTGGGAATATCAGAACTTTATGCCACCACAGGCTTAATCTTCTAGAACAA AAATTCAATCTTCATTTGATGCTCAATGCGGATAGGGAATTTCTCGCCCAGAAAAGTGCCCCACATCGAGACTTCTATAATGTTAGAAAAGTGGATACACATGTCCACCACTCAGCATGCATGAATCAGAAACATCTTTTGAGATTCATAAAGTCAAAGCTGAGGAAAGAGCCTGATGAG GTTGTAATATTTCGAGATGGAACATATCTGACGTTGAAAGAGGTTTTTGAGAGTCTAGATTTAACTGG ATATGATCTCAATGTTGACCTTTTGGACGTTCACGCTGACAAAAGTACATTTCATCGCTTTGACAAGTTCAATCTTAAATACAATCCTTGTGGTCAAAGTAGGCTCAGGGAGATATTTTTGAAGCAGGACAACCTCATTCAAG GTCGATTCCTTGGTGAGCTCACAAAGCAAGTGATTTCTGATCTTGAAGCCAGTAAATATCAG ATGGCTGAATATAGACTATCAATATATGGTAGGAAGCAAAGTGAGTGGGACCAACTAGCCAGTTGGATAGTGAATAACGAACTGTACAGTGAGAATGTTGTTTGGTTGATTCAG CTTCCAAGATTGTATAATGTATACAAAGACATGGGAATTGTGACCTCATTCCAGAACATGCTTGACAATATCTTCATTCCACTTTTTGAGGTTACCGTTGACCCTAATTCACATCCTCAGCTGCATGTCTTCTTGAAACAG GTTGTTGGGTTGGATTTGGTGGATGATGAAAGCAAACCTGAAAGACGACCAACAAAACACATGCCTACGCCTGCTCAGTGGACTAATGTATTCAATCCAGCATATTCATACTATGTTTATTACTGTTACGCGAATCTGTACACCTTAAACAAG CTCCGTGAATCAAAGGGAATGACTACAATCAAATTTCGTCCTCATTCTGGAGAG GCTGGTGATATTGACCACCTTGCCGCTACCTTCCTTACTGCTCATAACATTGCACATGGAATTAACTTGAGAAAGTCGCCCGTGCTTCAATATTTATATTATTTGGCCCAG ATTGGACTGGCAATGTCTCCTCTGAGCAATAACTCTCTATTTTTAGACTACCATCGAAATCCTCTTCCCCTGTTCTTCTTACGGGGTTTGAATGTATCACTTTCAACTGATGATCCACTCCAAATTCATTTAACAAAGGAACCGTTGGTTGAAGAGTACAGTATAGCTGCTTCT GTGTGGAAGTTGAGCTCATGTGATTTATGTGAGATTGCCCGTAATTCGGTCTATCAATCAGGTTTCTCGCATGCTTTAAAG